One part of the Magallana gigas chromosome 5, xbMagGiga1.1, whole genome shotgun sequence genome encodes these proteins:
- the LOC117680391 gene encoding microtubule-associated protein 2 isoform X5, whose translation MGVNVADSMDNYNQDQGASEMECQCDNNEPEQSLSKNVDDLDHSQNMNPSLSYVPHDVMDSNVAQEEENVPMSHEDPTNQPAYQHVSSHDRNAFDEQIVPGVCSCIEEPEPEVPQEEAVEVEQHETPQAQYKHKEECVDEEDYDDGSDGEDVGGGQFEYQGDDGEDDEEIEVYTDDGDYSDEDYDDGPDSYRASEEREVVSDEEIKDDKAEIILQQEASTTNTEAASISEPQVTDPSSKHVEADEMGPTDITTEENDSARNSEEREMYVAEEDQRFSEERNEKMGEEVERDHSSEADEDDMNERMKLGSGFVDEVQPQEDNSVLEGGMNESEQNVEDETQGQHVGEKESSSMDEREGSQEPDVEASAPFNSFAPQASDEQIQSHQETDNTIESEKMGEEQYVEDDKITKGEVKEEVSVDEIVVEEKPLECPQEKVPDVVLTTTMEPHTEVASECVGMVDIGEGEEGEIEIQSNVSEFGSQYAEMGDDRMDEEEESNFNSGENGEPKDDYYPDEGEEDIEREQDFEREDVKQQEVEDLIEQEESRESENIPEDVVCSVDQTESLGFDVNEKQMDMAQQSELENISHHVNEFQSEIAGTVDKPPDSIKLAQEQAEHQPHKAETFIESEGSDMEERSITPDPDQMLKMASPRSEMPQDAFDTVFHTKETISETEEEQGKPEETEGQIPEQASDFMPGSHVQCPGIEIAPPVNESDMEHIKMGAEQVEEAEFQKNQEDEVAPTASDEVAPTASDAMTGSLIMDEGQTIDDAEQVKEAEFDKSPDDEVDPQMDGNAMTGSLILDEGQTIDDAEQVKEAEFQKNQEDEVVPQMDGNAMTGSLILDEGQTIDDAEQVKEAEFDKSPDDEVVPQMDGNAMTGSLIMDEGQTIDDAEQGKEAEYDESPDDEVAPPTDGNAMTGSLIMDEGQTIEDAEPVKVAQFDESPDDDIAPPMSGSAMEGSLIMDEGQTIEDLPEEHTSVMEGSFVMDKGQTIEDLPTEQTQSVMEGSLIMDDGQTVDEVPQQDVMSRSLMEDSIVMDEGETFDNQEIQGDNSRSTMEDTNTSEDSQASLKMNVMTGSMMEGSIVLDEEEKLEDRFPEDAMSKSMVEESEKYNEGQTFEDSLGNAPAESPSESFNESQTEDSLRTTSVGFMDDEASLQRQTAQNMVENVLNDAIDKVESMQKTDDISVEESSIDKTESGIEECIPDRYEEPPPEEIKDVSVEEPIEKVESVAEESIPEQRDLSMEEPPSISRTEESATEDLSIEKSEEVTPPAEPEQQKDEAVQKIKEMEVEKKPPPKKEEKTPLKAKSEEAKKKEKVLKETKNVTKVEKDKKNVSVLSKEQKKEVIQKKEKPKPKAKVPAKTESKPTSAKSETEKTPKDNKYSHITSRLTQETSASLARKTVKRTELLQGNSKVPSPEKADIAKRSQSATRQARSPRKPKELSTVEDNKDLISRSKSTPRPGAHRRQTPSPMRGQMTTTRNPRPTKLLQPKKDASAANGVTSPASGTDEEKAGKRTPSASSKKKYGIDSKNTSYKPGGGQVKIFDKKVQVKASPRVDVGGKTPPGSSTSPRKESPRPKPTTPKGPAPNVKNVTSKIGSLQNTSYTPGGGQVRIATKKTDYSSVSSRVGSTANMDHRPGGGEKKILSQKLEWKTNSKIGSLDNAKHSPGGGNIKIESHKVEFKAQSKVGSTDYISHKPGGGNKKIETQKLDFKDKAKPRVESKTAHKPGGGDKKIETQKLNFKESAKSRTDSGTATPKAQTESVNSQDSVN comes from the exons ATGGGTGTTAATGTTGCAGACTCAATGGATAATTATAACCAAGATCAAGGTGCTTCTGAAATGGAATGTCAATGTGATAATAATGAACCAGAACAAAGTCTTTCGAAAAATGTGGATGATCTTGATCATTCACAAAATATGAACCCTAGTCTTTCTTATGTTCCTCATGATGTGATGGATTCGAATGTTGCTCAAGAGGAGGAAAATGTGCCTATGTCCCATGAGGATCCTACTAACCAGCCTGCATATCAGCATGTTTCATCCCATGACAGAAATGCATTTGACGAACAAATTGTTCCAGGTGTGTGTTCATGCATTGAAGAACCTGAACCAGAGGTTCCACAAGAAGAGGCTGTTGAGGTTGAACAGCATGAAACACCACAGGCTCAATACAAACACAAGGAAGAATGTGTGGATGAAGAGGATTATGATGATGGCTCTGATGGTGAAGATGTCGGAGGAGGTCAGTTTGAATATCAAGGAGACGATGGTGAAGATGATGAAGAAATAGAGGTTTACACTGATGATGGAGACTACAGTGATGAAGATTATGATGATGGCCCTGATAGCTACAGAGCTAGTGAAGAGAGAGAGGTTGTCTCAGATGAAGAGATAAAAGATGACAAAGCAGAGATTATTTTACAACAGGAAGCTTCTACAACTAACACAGAAGCTGCCTCAATTTCTGAACCACAAGTAACTGACCCAAGTTCCAAACATGTTGAAGCAGATGAAATGGGACCAACAGATATCACGACTGAAGAAAATGACAGTGCAAGAAATTCTGAGGAAAGAGAAATGTATGTAGCTGAAGAAGATCAGCGTTTTAGTGAGGAAAGAAATGAGAAAATGGGTGAAGAAGTAGAGAGAGATCATTCAAGTGAGGCTGATGAAGATGACATGAATGAAAGGATGAAGTTAGGTAGTGGTTTTGTAGATGAGGTTCAACCTCAAGAGGACAATTCTGTTCTGGAGGGGGGTATGAATGAAAGTGAGCAAAATGTAGAAGATGAGACCCAGGGTCAGCATGTTGGTGAGAAAGAGTCTAGTAGTATGGATGAGAGGGAAGGTAGTCAGGAACCAGATGTTGAAGCTTCAGCCCCCTTTAATTCCTTTGCTCCCCAAGCTTCTGATGAACAAATTCAATCTCATCAGGAAACAGACAATACCATTGAGTCTGAGAAAATGGGGGAAGAACAATATGTTGAAGATGACAAAATTACAAAAGGGGAGGTGAAAGAGGAAGTGAGTGTGGATGAAATTGTTGTGGAAGAAAAGCCCCTTGAATGCCCACAAGAAAAAGTTCCAGATGTGGTTTTAACCACAACAATGGAACCTCATACTGAGGTAGCAAGTGAATGTGTTGGCATGGTTGATATTGGTGAGGGTGAGGAGGGTGAGATAGAAATACAAAGCAATGTGAGTGAGTTTGGGTCTCAGTATGCAGAGATGGGTGATGATAGAATGGATGAGGAGGAAGAGAGTAACTTTAATAGTGGTGAAAATGGGGAGCCAAAGGATGATTATTATCCTGATGAGGGAGAGGAAGATATTGAGAGAGAACAAGATTTTGAGAGGGAAGATGTGAAACAGCAAGAAGTCGAAGACTTAATTGAACAAGAAGAAAGTAGAGAAAGTGAAAATATTCCTGAAGATGTAGTTTGTTCAGTCGACCAAACTGAAAGCTTGGGCTTTGATgtgaatgaaaaacaaatggACATGGCTCAACAAAGTGAACTTGAAAACATAAGTCATCATGTAAATGAGTTTCAAAGTGAAATTGCTGGGACTGTAGACAAACCACCTGATTCAATCAAACTTGCTCAAGAACAAGCAGAACATCAGCCACATAAAGCAGAGACATTTATTGAAAGTGAAGGATCAGACATGGAGGAAAGGTCCATTACCCCAGACCCTGACCAAATGCTTAAGATGGCCTCACCAAGAAGTGAAATGCCCCAAGATGCTTTTGATACAGTGTTCCATACTAAGGAGACAATTTCTGAGACAGAGGAAGAGCAAGGAAAGCCTGAAGAAACAGAAGGACAAATTCCAGAACAAGCATCAGATTTCATGCCTGGATCACATGTGCAATGTCCGGGGATTGAAATAGCTCCTCCAGTAAATGAAAGTGATATGGAACACATTAAGATGGGTGCTGAGCAAGTTGAAGAAGCTGAATTTCAGAAGAACCAAGAAGATGAAGTTGCTCCTACAGCATCTGATGAAGTTGCTCCTACAGCATCTGATGCTATGACAGGCTCCTTGATAATGGATGAAGGACAAACCATTGATGATGCTGAACAAGTTAAAGAAGCTGAATTTGACAAGAGCCCAGATGATGAAGTTGATCCACAAATGGATGGCAATGCAATGACTGGCTCTCTAATATTGGATGAAGGACAAACAATTGATGATGCTGAACAAGTTAAAGAAGCTGAATTTCAGAAGAACCAAGAAGATGAAGTTGTTCCACAAATGGATGGCAATGCAATGACTGGCTCTCTAATATTGGATGAAGGACAAACAATTGATGATGCTGAACAAGTTAAAGAAGCTGAATTTGACAAGAGCCCAGATGATGAAGTTGTTCCACAAATGGATGGCAATGCAATGACTGGCTCTCTAATAATGGATGAAGGTCAAACAATCGATGATGCTGAACAGGGTAAAGAGGCTGAATATGATGAGAGCCCAGATGATGAAGTTGCTCCACCAACGGATGGCAATGCAATGACAGGATCTTTAATTATGGATGAAGGACAAACAATTGAGGATGCTGAACCAGTTAAAGTTGCCCAATTTGATGAAAGTCCAGATGATGATATAGCACCACCAATGAGTGGTAGTGCAATGGAAGGCTCTCTAATAATGGATGAAGGACAGACAATTGAAGATCTTCCAGAAGAACACACTTCAGTTATGGAAGGATCTTTTGTTATGGATAAAGGCCAAACTATTGAGGATCTTCCCACAGAACAGACACAATCTGTTATGGAAGGTTCTTTGATAATGGATGATGGTCAAACTGTTGACGAAGTCCCACAACAGGATGTTATGTCAAGGTCTCTGATGGAAGATTCCATTGTGATGGATGAAGGAGAAACTTTCGACAATCAAGAAATCCAAGGTGATAACTCCAGATCCACAATGGAAGACACAAACACATCAGAGGACAGTCAAGCCTCACTGAAAATGAATGTCATGACAGGGTCCATGATGGAAGGATCAATTGTTCttgatgaagaagaaaaattagAAGATAGGTTCCCAGAGGATGCCATGTCAAAGTCCATGGTAGAGGAATCTGAAAAGTACAATGAGGGACAAACTTTCGAAGACTCATTAGGGAATGCTCCCGCCGAGTCTCCTTCTGAAAGCTTCAATGAATCTCAAACAGAAGATTCATTGAGGACAACCAGTGTTGGATTTATGGATGATGAGGCTAGTTTACAAAGGCAGACAGCACAAAATATGGTTGAAAATGTTCTGAATGATGCTATTGATAAAGTAGAAAGCATGCAGAAAACCGATGACATTTCTGTTGAAGAATCTTCAATAGACAAAACAGAGAGTGGCATTGAAGAATGCATACCAGACAGATATGAAGAACCACCTCCAGAGGAAATAAAGGATGTGTCAGTTGAGGAACCCATAGAGAAAGTGGAATCTGTGGCTGAAGAAAGTATACCTGAACAAAGAGATTTAAGCATGGAAGAACCACCATCTATATCTAGAACAGAGGAAAGCGCAACTGAAGACCTTTCAATTGAAAAATCAGAAGAAGTTACTCCTCCTGCTGAACCTGAACAACAAAAAGATGAGGCAGTTCAGAAGATTAAAGAAATGGAAGTAGAAAAGAAACCCCCTCctaaaaaagaggaaaaaacaCCACTAAAAGCAAAGTCAGAGGAGGctaaaaagaaagagaaagtgTTGAAGGagacaaaaaatgttacaaaggttgaaaaagataaaaagaatgTTTCAGTCCTAAGTAAAGAACAGAAAAAAGAAGTCATTCAGAAAAAGGAAAAACCAAAACCAAAAGCAAAGGTGCCTGCCAAAACTGAAAGTAAACCAACAAGTGCTAAATCAGAGACTGAAAAAACACCTAAGGATAATAAATACAGTCATATCACAAGCCGATTGACCCAGGAAACTAGTGCTAGTCTTGCTCGTAAAACTGTAAAAAGAACTGAGCTATTACAAGGAAACTCCAAGGTGCCTTCTCCAGAGAAGGCAGACATAGCTAAGCGGAGTCAGTCTGCAACTCGGCAGGCAAGATCCCCACGGAAACCGAAGGAGTTGTCTACAGTGGAAGACAACAAGGATCTGATTTCCCGCTCTAAATCCACCCCAAGACCTGGAGCTCACAGGAGGCAAACCCCCAGTCCAATGCGAGGCCAAATGACCACAACAAGGAACCCAAGACCCACCAAACTTCTACAACCcaaaaaag ATGCATCGGCTGCTAATGGTGTCACATCACCGGCTAGTGGGACGGACGAAGAAAAGGCGGGAAAAAGG ACTCCATCAGCCTCCTCCAAGAAGAAGTACGGCATTGATTCCAAGAACACAAGCTACAAGCCGGGAGGTGGACAGGTCAAAATATTCGACAAGAAGGTTCAGGTCAAAGCTTCTCCCAGAGTAGATGTGGGTGGCAAAACACCCCCTGGCTCCAGCACCTCACCCCGGAAAGAATCTC CTCGACCAAAACCCACCACCCCTAAAGGACCAGCACCCAATGTCAAGAACGTCACCTCCAAGATCGGATCTCTACAGAATACCAGCTACACCCCAGGGGGTGGACAG gtGAGAATTGCCACAAAGAAGACAGACTATTCCAGTGTCTCAAGTAGAGTAGGCTCCACAGCAAACATGGACCACAGGCCAGGTGGAGGGGAGAAAAAG ATATTGTCACAGAAATTGGAATGGAAGACGAATTCCAAAATTGGCTCTTTGGATAATGCCAAACACTCGCCGGGCGGCGGTAATATTAAA ATCGAGAGTCACAAAGTTGAGTTCAAGGCCCAGTCAAAGGTCGGGTCCACCGATTACATCTCACACAAACCTGGGGGAGGCAACAAGAAG ATTGAAACACAAAAACTAGACTTCAAAGACAAAGCTAAACCTAGAGTAGAATCTAAAACAGCTCACAAACCTGGAGGGGGTGATAAAAAG
- the LOC117680391 gene encoding microtubule-associated protein 2 isoform X2, producing MGVNVADSMDNYNQDQGASEMECQCDNNEPEQSLSKNVDDLDHSQNMNPSLSYVPHDVMDSNVAQEEENVPMSHEDPTNQPAYQHVSSHDRNAFDEQIVPGVCSCIEEPEPEVPQEEAVEVEQHETPQAQYKHKEECVDEEDYDDGSDGEDVGGGQFEYQGDDGEDDEEIEVYTDDGDYSDEDYDDGPDSYRASEEREVVSDEEIKDDKAEIILQQEASTTNTEAASISEPQVTDPSSKHVEADEMGPTDITTEENDSARNSEEREMYVAEEDQRFSEERNEKMGEEVERDHSSEADEDDMNERMKLGSGFVDEVQPQEDNSVLEGGMNESEQNVEDETQGQHVGEKESSSMDEREGSQEPDVEASAPFNSFAPQASDEQIQSHQETDNTIESEKMGEEQYVEDDKITKGEVKEEVSVDEIVVEEKPLECPQEKVPDVVLTTTMEPHTEVASECVGMVDIGEGEEGEIEIQSNVSEFGSQYAEMGDDRMDEEEESNFNSGENGEPKDDYYPDEGEEDIEREQDFEREDVKQQEVEDLIEQEESRESENIPEDVVCSVDQTESLGFDVNEKQMDMAQQSELENISHHVNEFQSEIAGTVDKPPDSIKLAQEQAEHQPHKAETFIESEGSDMEERSITPDPDQMLKMASPRSEMPQDAFDTVFHTKETISETEEEQGKPEETEGQIPEQASDFMPGSHVQCPGIEIAPPVNESDMEHIKMGAEQVEEAEFQKNQEDEVAPTASDEVAPTASDAMTGSLIMDEGQTIDDAEQVKEAEFDKSPDDEVDPQMDGNAMTGSLILDEGQTIDDAEQVKEAEFQKNQEDEVVPQMDGNAMTGSLILDEGQTIDDAEQVKEAEFDKSPDDEVVPQMDGNAMTGSLIMDEGQTIDDAEQGKEAEYDESPDDEVAPPTDGNAMTGSLIMDEGQTIEDAEPVKVAQFDESPDDDIAPPMSGSAMEGSLIMDEGQTIEDLPEEHTSVMEGSFVMDKGQTIEDLPTEQTQSVMEGSLIMDDGQTVDEVPQQDVMSRSLMEDSIVMDEGETFDNQEIQGDNSRSTMEDTNTSEDSQASLKMNVMTGSMMEGSIVLDEEEKLEDRFPEDAMSKSMVEESEKYNEGQTFEDSLGNAPAESPSESFNESQTEDSLRTTSVGFMDDEASLQRQTAQNMVENVLNDAIDKVESMQKTDDISVEESSIDKTESGIEECIPDRYEEPPPEEIKDVSVEEPIEKVESVAEESIPEQRDLSMEEPPSISRTEESATEDLSIEKSEEVTPPAEPEQQKDEAVQKIKEMEVEKKPPPKKEEKTPLKAKSEEAKKKEKVLKETKNVTKVEKDKKNVSVLSKEQKKEVIQKKEKPKPKAKVPAKTESKPTSAKSETEKTPKDNKYSHITSRLTQETSASLARKTVKRTELLQGNSKVPSPEKADIAKRSQSATRQARSPRKPKELSTVEDNKDLISRSKSTPRPGAHRRQTPSPMRGQMTTTRNPRPTKLLQPKKDASAANGVTSPASGTDEEKAGKRTPSASSKKKYGIDSKNTSYKPGGGQVKIFDKKVQVKASPRVDVGGKTPPGSSTSPRKESPRPKPTTPKGPAPNVKNVTSKIGSLQNTSYTPGGGQVRIATKKTDYSSVSSRVGSTANMDHRPGGGEKKILSQKLEWKTNSKIGSLDNAKHSPGGGNIKIVHESVTWNAHSKVGSLDNKDHKPGGGNIHIESHKVEFKAQSKVGSTDYISHKPGGGNKKIETQKLDFKDKAKPRVESKTAHKPGGGDKKIETQKLNFKESAKSRTDSGTATPKAQTESVNSQDSVN from the exons ATGGGTGTTAATGTTGCAGACTCAATGGATAATTATAACCAAGATCAAGGTGCTTCTGAAATGGAATGTCAATGTGATAATAATGAACCAGAACAAAGTCTTTCGAAAAATGTGGATGATCTTGATCATTCACAAAATATGAACCCTAGTCTTTCTTATGTTCCTCATGATGTGATGGATTCGAATGTTGCTCAAGAGGAGGAAAATGTGCCTATGTCCCATGAGGATCCTACTAACCAGCCTGCATATCAGCATGTTTCATCCCATGACAGAAATGCATTTGACGAACAAATTGTTCCAGGTGTGTGTTCATGCATTGAAGAACCTGAACCAGAGGTTCCACAAGAAGAGGCTGTTGAGGTTGAACAGCATGAAACACCACAGGCTCAATACAAACACAAGGAAGAATGTGTGGATGAAGAGGATTATGATGATGGCTCTGATGGTGAAGATGTCGGAGGAGGTCAGTTTGAATATCAAGGAGACGATGGTGAAGATGATGAAGAAATAGAGGTTTACACTGATGATGGAGACTACAGTGATGAAGATTATGATGATGGCCCTGATAGCTACAGAGCTAGTGAAGAGAGAGAGGTTGTCTCAGATGAAGAGATAAAAGATGACAAAGCAGAGATTATTTTACAACAGGAAGCTTCTACAACTAACACAGAAGCTGCCTCAATTTCTGAACCACAAGTAACTGACCCAAGTTCCAAACATGTTGAAGCAGATGAAATGGGACCAACAGATATCACGACTGAAGAAAATGACAGTGCAAGAAATTCTGAGGAAAGAGAAATGTATGTAGCTGAAGAAGATCAGCGTTTTAGTGAGGAAAGAAATGAGAAAATGGGTGAAGAAGTAGAGAGAGATCATTCAAGTGAGGCTGATGAAGATGACATGAATGAAAGGATGAAGTTAGGTAGTGGTTTTGTAGATGAGGTTCAACCTCAAGAGGACAATTCTGTTCTGGAGGGGGGTATGAATGAAAGTGAGCAAAATGTAGAAGATGAGACCCAGGGTCAGCATGTTGGTGAGAAAGAGTCTAGTAGTATGGATGAGAGGGAAGGTAGTCAGGAACCAGATGTTGAAGCTTCAGCCCCCTTTAATTCCTTTGCTCCCCAAGCTTCTGATGAACAAATTCAATCTCATCAGGAAACAGACAATACCATTGAGTCTGAGAAAATGGGGGAAGAACAATATGTTGAAGATGACAAAATTACAAAAGGGGAGGTGAAAGAGGAAGTGAGTGTGGATGAAATTGTTGTGGAAGAAAAGCCCCTTGAATGCCCACAAGAAAAAGTTCCAGATGTGGTTTTAACCACAACAATGGAACCTCATACTGAGGTAGCAAGTGAATGTGTTGGCATGGTTGATATTGGTGAGGGTGAGGAGGGTGAGATAGAAATACAAAGCAATGTGAGTGAGTTTGGGTCTCAGTATGCAGAGATGGGTGATGATAGAATGGATGAGGAGGAAGAGAGTAACTTTAATAGTGGTGAAAATGGGGAGCCAAAGGATGATTATTATCCTGATGAGGGAGAGGAAGATATTGAGAGAGAACAAGATTTTGAGAGGGAAGATGTGAAACAGCAAGAAGTCGAAGACTTAATTGAACAAGAAGAAAGTAGAGAAAGTGAAAATATTCCTGAAGATGTAGTTTGTTCAGTCGACCAAACTGAAAGCTTGGGCTTTGATgtgaatgaaaaacaaatggACATGGCTCAACAAAGTGAACTTGAAAACATAAGTCATCATGTAAATGAGTTTCAAAGTGAAATTGCTGGGACTGTAGACAAACCACCTGATTCAATCAAACTTGCTCAAGAACAAGCAGAACATCAGCCACATAAAGCAGAGACATTTATTGAAAGTGAAGGATCAGACATGGAGGAAAGGTCCATTACCCCAGACCCTGACCAAATGCTTAAGATGGCCTCACCAAGAAGTGAAATGCCCCAAGATGCTTTTGATACAGTGTTCCATACTAAGGAGACAATTTCTGAGACAGAGGAAGAGCAAGGAAAGCCTGAAGAAACAGAAGGACAAATTCCAGAACAAGCATCAGATTTCATGCCTGGATCACATGTGCAATGTCCGGGGATTGAAATAGCTCCTCCAGTAAATGAAAGTGATATGGAACACATTAAGATGGGTGCTGAGCAAGTTGAAGAAGCTGAATTTCAGAAGAACCAAGAAGATGAAGTTGCTCCTACAGCATCTGATGAAGTTGCTCCTACAGCATCTGATGCTATGACAGGCTCCTTGATAATGGATGAAGGACAAACCATTGATGATGCTGAACAAGTTAAAGAAGCTGAATTTGACAAGAGCCCAGATGATGAAGTTGATCCACAAATGGATGGCAATGCAATGACTGGCTCTCTAATATTGGATGAAGGACAAACAATTGATGATGCTGAACAAGTTAAAGAAGCTGAATTTCAGAAGAACCAAGAAGATGAAGTTGTTCCACAAATGGATGGCAATGCAATGACTGGCTCTCTAATATTGGATGAAGGACAAACAATTGATGATGCTGAACAAGTTAAAGAAGCTGAATTTGACAAGAGCCCAGATGATGAAGTTGTTCCACAAATGGATGGCAATGCAATGACTGGCTCTCTAATAATGGATGAAGGTCAAACAATCGATGATGCTGAACAGGGTAAAGAGGCTGAATATGATGAGAGCCCAGATGATGAAGTTGCTCCACCAACGGATGGCAATGCAATGACAGGATCTTTAATTATGGATGAAGGACAAACAATTGAGGATGCTGAACCAGTTAAAGTTGCCCAATTTGATGAAAGTCCAGATGATGATATAGCACCACCAATGAGTGGTAGTGCAATGGAAGGCTCTCTAATAATGGATGAAGGACAGACAATTGAAGATCTTCCAGAAGAACACACTTCAGTTATGGAAGGATCTTTTGTTATGGATAAAGGCCAAACTATTGAGGATCTTCCCACAGAACAGACACAATCTGTTATGGAAGGTTCTTTGATAATGGATGATGGTCAAACTGTTGACGAAGTCCCACAACAGGATGTTATGTCAAGGTCTCTGATGGAAGATTCCATTGTGATGGATGAAGGAGAAACTTTCGACAATCAAGAAATCCAAGGTGATAACTCCAGATCCACAATGGAAGACACAAACACATCAGAGGACAGTCAAGCCTCACTGAAAATGAATGTCATGACAGGGTCCATGATGGAAGGATCAATTGTTCttgatgaagaagaaaaattagAAGATAGGTTCCCAGAGGATGCCATGTCAAAGTCCATGGTAGAGGAATCTGAAAAGTACAATGAGGGACAAACTTTCGAAGACTCATTAGGGAATGCTCCCGCCGAGTCTCCTTCTGAAAGCTTCAATGAATCTCAAACAGAAGATTCATTGAGGACAACCAGTGTTGGATTTATGGATGATGAGGCTAGTTTACAAAGGCAGACAGCACAAAATATGGTTGAAAATGTTCTGAATGATGCTATTGATAAAGTAGAAAGCATGCAGAAAACCGATGACATTTCTGTTGAAGAATCTTCAATAGACAAAACAGAGAGTGGCATTGAAGAATGCATACCAGACAGATATGAAGAACCACCTCCAGAGGAAATAAAGGATGTGTCAGTTGAGGAACCCATAGAGAAAGTGGAATCTGTGGCTGAAGAAAGTATACCTGAACAAAGAGATTTAAGCATGGAAGAACCACCATCTATATCTAGAACAGAGGAAAGCGCAACTGAAGACCTTTCAATTGAAAAATCAGAAGAAGTTACTCCTCCTGCTGAACCTGAACAACAAAAAGATGAGGCAGTTCAGAAGATTAAAGAAATGGAAGTAGAAAAGAAACCCCCTCctaaaaaagaggaaaaaacaCCACTAAAAGCAAAGTCAGAGGAGGctaaaaagaaagagaaagtgTTGAAGGagacaaaaaatgttacaaaggttgaaaaagataaaaagaatgTTTCAGTCCTAAGTAAAGAACAGAAAAAAGAAGTCATTCAGAAAAAGGAAAAACCAAAACCAAAAGCAAAGGTGCCTGCCAAAACTGAAAGTAAACCAACAAGTGCTAAATCAGAGACTGAAAAAACACCTAAGGATAATAAATACAGTCATATCACAAGCCGATTGACCCAGGAAACTAGTGCTAGTCTTGCTCGTAAAACTGTAAAAAGAACTGAGCTATTACAAGGAAACTCCAAGGTGCCTTCTCCAGAGAAGGCAGACATAGCTAAGCGGAGTCAGTCTGCAACTCGGCAGGCAAGATCCCCACGGAAACCGAAGGAGTTGTCTACAGTGGAAGACAACAAGGATCTGATTTCCCGCTCTAAATCCACCCCAAGACCTGGAGCTCACAGGAGGCAAACCCCCAGTCCAATGCGAGGCCAAATGACCACAACAAGGAACCCAAGACCCACCAAACTTCTACAACCcaaaaaag ATGCATCGGCTGCTAATGGTGTCACATCACCGGCTAGTGGGACGGACGAAGAAAAGGCGGGAAAAAGG ACTCCATCAGCCTCCTCCAAGAAGAAGTACGGCATTGATTCCAAGAACACAAGCTACAAGCCGGGAGGTGGACAGGTCAAAATATTCGACAAGAAGGTTCAGGTCAAAGCTTCTCCCAGAGTAGATGTGGGTGGCAAAACACCCCCTGGCTCCAGCACCTCACCCCGGAAAGAATCTC CTCGACCAAAACCCACCACCCCTAAAGGACCAGCACCCAATGTCAAGAACGTCACCTCCAAGATCGGATCTCTACAGAATACCAGCTACACCCCAGGGGGTGGACAG gtGAGAATTGCCACAAAGAAGACAGACTATTCCAGTGTCTCAAGTAGAGTAGGCTCCACAGCAAACATGGACCACAGGCCAGGTGGAGGGGAGAAAAAG ATATTGTCACAGAAATTGGAATGGAAGACGAATTCCAAAATTGGCTCTTTGGATAATGCCAAACACTCGCCGGGCGGCGGTAATATTAAA ATTGTCCATGAATCCGTTACATGGAATGCTCATTCCAAAGTGGGCTCCTTAGATAACAAGGACCATAAGCCTGGGGGTGGTAACATTCAT ATCGAGAGTCACAAAGTTGAGTTCAAGGCCCAGTCAAAGGTCGGGTCCACCGATTACATCTCACACAAACCTGGGGGAGGCAACAAGAAG ATTGAAACACAAAAACTAGACTTCAAAGACAAAGCTAAACCTAGAGTAGAATCTAAAACAGCTCACAAACCTGGAGGGGGTGATAAAAAG